ATCGACGGGTCGAACCAGAAGGTCAGGAAGACGCCGGTGAGCAGGCACACGATCATCGAGTACATGGCGATCTCACCGAGCATGAAGGACCAGTGGTCCGGGAAGACCTTCTTCATCAGGTACCCGACGCCCTTGGCGGCGCCGGTCCGGTCATCGATCCACCCGGCGACGCCGCCGACCTTCTTCATCCCGGCCGAGGTGGGCGCCGGGGCCGGTGCGTCATCCGCACGCAGGCCGTCGGCGGGACGAGCAGTGCTGGTCATGATCAACCACGCTCCCAGAAGCTCGGGCCGACCGGTTCCTGGAAGGGCTGGTCAGCGATGAGGTAACCCTGGCTGTCTACGGTGATCTTCAGCTGGGGCAGTGGGTGCCCGGCCGGGCCGAAGATGATCTCGCAGTCGTTGGTGACGTCGAAGGTGGACTGGTGACACGGGCAGAGCAGGTGGTGCGTCGTCTGCTCGTAGAGGCCGACGGGGCAGCCGACGTGGGTGCACACCTTGGAGTAGGCGACGATTCCCTCGTGACCCCAGGATCGGGCCTTCTGCCCCTCCTCGGTCTCCTGGAAGTCGTTCGGGTTCAGGCGCATCAGGAGCACGGAGGCCTTGCTCATCTGCTCCAGCTTGCCCTCGTGCAGATCCAGCAGACCCTCCGGCTGGATGTGGAAGACCGAGCCGATCGTGACATCGGAGGGCTTGATCGGGGTGTTCTCCGGATCGCGCATCAGACGCAGCTGGTTGGACCTGCCGTTCTCGCTCTTGTCCCAGTACGTGACGGAGAGGTCGTTGCGGGGAAGCGGCCCCAGGGAGCCGACGAGCTGGACGAGCAGCGGCAGGGCGAACAGGCCCATGGCGCCGCCGAAGGTCGCCTTGAGCAGCGGGCGACGGGTCAGCTGCGAGGACTCACCGCCCTCGAGCATCGTGTCGACGAAGTCCTGACGGTCATCGTCCTTCGACCGCATCGGGTGACGCATCTCGACGACCTCGGTGTCGGGCATGAGCGTCTTGGCCCAGTGGACCGCACCCAGACCGATACCCAGCAGGCTCAGCGAGAGACCGAGACCCAGCAGGAGGTTGGACAGGCTCATCTCGTTGGTGATCGGCACCCAGACCTGGGTTCCGGTGTCGACGAGAAGGTAGGCGACGATGAACAGCACCGTCCCGAGGATGGACACGAGGAAGAGCAGCGCCACCTGACGCTCGGCGCGCTTGGCGGCCTTCTCGTCGAGGTCGGCGTTGCGCAGCACGTGCGGAGGGAGGCCGGGGTTGCTGAACTGCTCCGGGACACCACCGGTGCCCTGCACGTGGCCCTGGTCGAGGCGCACTGGCTCGGAGCCGCTGGGCT
The DNA window shown above is from Janibacter sp. A1S7 and carries:
- a CDS encoding ubiquinol-cytochrome c reductase iron-sulfur subunit, which translates into the protein MSEHTPTGAQPEEPSGSEPVRLDQGHVQGTGGVPEQFSNPGLPPHVLRNADLDEKAAKRAERQVALLFLVSILGTVLFIVAYLLVDTGTQVWVPITNEMSLSNLLLGLGLSLSLLGIGLGAVHWAKTLMPDTEVVEMRHPMRSKDDDRQDFVDTMLEGGESSQLTRRPLLKATFGGAMGLFALPLLVQLVGSLGPLPRNDLSVTYWDKSENGRSNQLRLMRDPENTPIKPSDVTIGSVFHIQPEGLLDLHEGKLEQMSKASVLLMRLNPNDFQETEEGQKARSWGHEGIVAYSKVCTHVGCPVGLYEQTTHHLLCPCHQSTFDVTNDCEIIFGPAGHPLPQLKITVDSQGYLIADQPFQEPVGPSFWERG